A stretch of DNA from Pagrus major chromosome 22, Pma_NU_1.0:
TAGTGTGTTTTTCAATCTAGTTATTCTTAAACAGACAGTTTGCCACAAAATACATAACTTTCCTCTTACACATAATGCAGTTTCCTCATGTAGATTGTTTTAGTGTGAGTTTTAGAGATGTAATCAAGCCGCTTTTACACATAGATGTCAGCGTGCAATGTAAACAGTAATGCCATCCTCTCTAGCTGAGCTCTGGCGTAGCGTTAACATCTCAGGGATGATATGGTTGGTAGGTAAAGTTCATAAAGACACAGTTTCTCAGTGAATCCGCTCATGAAAAGGTCtttggattatcttgagtaacagGGTCAGGATCTCATGATGAAAGGGACaatgctgttgagtttttcaaatgtacttttttgcACTTTGAGCACTGCGAGCTGTACAAGCTGCACCACAAGAGTGCCAtgtagttccattatattcaaaaGAAGTcagacatctccaaaactctgcaactcgcTCCTAAATAATCTTTATGgagatgaaaaatatgttttgggGTAAATTGTCCCATTAAAACTGGCCTGAGACGTTTTCTTGCCTCCCCAGACCTCAGGATGGTTTCAGTGCTCTGCTGAGGCGTCATGGCGGCTCCAGAAGAAACTCCCTGTTGCGCTGGTGCCAGAGTCGTACCCAAGGTTACAAGGTTAGAGAGGAGGAATTCAGGGTGGGCAACAAAAATACCTGTCTACCAGTTATATCCTGTCTTCATCAAGTATGTTTTGTGGCAGAATATTGAGATCACAaacttcagcagcagctgggaggacGGCTTGGCGTTCTGTGCCGTTTATCACACGTATCTACCGACTCACATCCAGTACGACAACCTCAGCCCAGCAGACAAGGTACAACTGATGATTCTCAAGTTTAGCAATCCAGTCCACCAATTCAAGAATACAACACTTTAAGATTCTTGCACTTCAGGTGTGACTGTTTTCTTAACATTTTGGCCCTCAGATTGAATTttacctgatgaaggtctgagaACCAAAACACTGTTAAAACAAGCTATCAACAGTAAGACTGGATCTGATGATGTTATAGCTGCTTCTgacctgtttgttttcacagaagGAAAATCTGGACCTTGCTTTTAAGACCGGAGAGAGTGTGGGGATCTCAGCCTCACTGGTGAGACGTTTTACACAACTTTTACTCCACGCTCATTGGAAAAAATGGCTTAAAACTCACTGTGTTCTTGTTATCTTTACTTTAACTGTGTGACAGACGGTGGAGGAGATGCTGAAGGCGGACGGGCCCGACTGGCAGAAGGTCTTGGGTTACGTCGAAAGCATTTTTCGTCACTTTGAGATGTGAAGTTGTTTCCTCTCGTCTTCCGCCTCGTTGTTTTTCATCCTTGTAACCGGAGCTGAAGGACTGACACACTCTTCAACACAAGAGGGAGCTCAACTCATAATGAACTGGTCAGCTAGGAAGTATTAGATTTTACGACATGGTTTTAATCCCCTCACATAGAACAATTGTTTGCCGACACACAGGttgtgtattttaatttttctaCACACCATCTATTCAGATCCAAGTCGCTGCCAGGTGATAATGCACAAGACACAGTAATATTTGAGTCCACAATATAAACACCTGCTAAAGAGTTACTTTCACATTTGTTACCATTTGCACAGGTTttgcacagttttttttaaagagcactttatgatttttgtattttaaattggCTGATTTCAGGATGTGGGGCACttcaattttatttatcttgACTTTTTTATCATGAGCCTCTCCTGCCATGATACAGTCATCATGTTTGCATGCACCCAAATGGAGCAACACTCCAGAGTCTGTGTAAGGGAAGATGCCTTTGAGCtattgtaaatatgtaaatgtgtgtaagcgcttcagtattttttaaaaacatggtAAACATATGAAGATGTTGTTGCCAAAGCCTTATTGCAATAATAAAGTTATGTATATGGAAGTGTGTCACATTTTCTCCAGTAAAACCACAAAGATCCACAGAAAaccttttaattttaatatataaCAAGATAATGACATTTGATACATCTGACAGCGtataaaaatcatttaaaatgataaaaaagaaaagatggcATAAAAGGAAACGTTTAAGGTTCAGTGACGTAAGAAAGTGGTCATAGCGAAACATGTAACAAATAAatactgaaacatttaaaaggcaataatttaacacattttttgcaaggATGCTTTAAATGCAACCATAATGTAGATAAGGTAGGAATTTAATCTTTGTTGGAACGTATTAGTGTATTGAGTTTTAAACTatgatcaaataaaatgaaagacaCGATGGAATAACAGGAGGTTCATGTTGATCCAAAGCATTAAATGAAAGTAACCTTGCAGTTGAAAGATGACTGTAAATAGTTCCTATGAAGCTGGGATGGCGCCTCCTATAGGTGGTGTTGAGAGTGGTGGCAGGAGGAGAGACTTCAGTTTGACTGACATGGCAGCAATTTCAGGGTCCTGGGTTTCATACATCTTCACCAATCTGGCAAATTTTAGGACACCTGAAAGTGAAGCAGAACCAGGATAAGTATGATAAAATGTGTCCGAGTGTGTCAACTTCAttcatacctgccaacattttcaGGGGTATCAACAAATATCAATACTGGGGAAGGTCTCACACCAAGTGGAGTGAAATATGGAAGCGTGTTTCATTTTCTTGGACCCATTTTCAATTTTGACAAAAGTTAGGTTGCCAGGTATCACAACACATATCCCACACAGAACCTGAGAAAGACTGATCTGATTGATTTGTTTCACAATGAAAACGGGAGATAAACAGGAGAAATTACAAAGCACAGCAGACGACGGGGTTAAAGTTGGGAGACTCCCGCGGAAGTCTGGATTGTTGGTAGGTACGAACAGTATTGTGTGGAGAcacagctgcaatgattagttgatccattgattagtcaatcaaaagaaaactaTTTTGTAAGAtgctttcagcttcttaaatgtaaggatttgttgcttttttgaTCATTCATGACGGTAAATAAAGAGTctgggttttagactgttggttggataaaAGAAGCATTTGAAGACTTCAATTTGcactctgggaaattgtgatgagcattttcttttacattttataattaGTTGTTtaattctgaaaaaaatcaccagattaaacaataatgaaaataattgttccTTGCAGCCCTACCATTatttcatacattcatacatttcatattaaaaaTAACCAAATCCCAGATATTCAGTTTCAAATCATGACAatgatattatattaatatttggCCCAGCTCTGTTCAACAACTTGATGAATTTTGAAGTCTGAAGAGTTTCTAGAAGTTCAATTGTGTAGTTTTCCTTTATAGGATGGTTCTTTGGCTCAGAATGTATAAATTATccactttatttttgttatctACTGTATGGTGCACACATCTGTATATAGAAATGTGCTCAAAGGTCCTTTTCTGTATGACACATCAACATCCAATCAAAGAGCTTCAGGGCGGCTCTGACGTAAGTCTATACTTGATTAAATGCTGCCTAATTCTCACCCTCTCCCTCGTTGTTGAAGCCGTAGGCTTTGATAACCTCCTGTTGAATCTGGGTGGCCACAGGGAGCACGAGCTGCAGCATCTTGCCCATGTCATTGCAGGCACTTTCTCGAGCTTCCTCCATCCTTGCAGCGTTTTCTGGTACTGAGAAGGCCTGGATCACTTCACTCAGCACcactgagaaagaaagagacaaaacatcAGTAGCTGCTCTGCTTTCACAGCATGTAAGTCAATTCTTTATGTAGCACATAAAGGCAGGATCTTGGAAATAAAGTAAACTCAATGTGCACTTCATTACAGTACATGTGACACAGACAGATCTCAGTTCCTCGGGCGATTTGACTTGCTCAAAGCATTTTTCCAATATTTACTCAGCAATAACGATGTGGGACCCCTAAAACAAGTTAGACAAGCTGGAAAGCATACACTACTTCTCACCTCTGGTCTGCTCAACAGTGAGGGTGGGCTGCTGTGCTGGAGCTGAGGCCATgtctgaagagaaaacagagaacaaCTTGGACTCAGATATTAACAGTGAACAAAACAAACGGGTAAGGCTGCAAGTAACAgatcattttcattgtcaatttaTCTGTTGATCACTTTCTTGATTAGTTgttcagtctataaaatgtcgatcagtgtttttcaaGCTCAAAATGGCGTCCTTAAATGTCTTGATTTGTCCTCAACCTAAAGGTACTTGTTTTAATGTCataaagaaagcagaaaatattcacttttcaAAGCTTGAATCAGAGTTTAGATTTTTTCCTGCACCGATTTAAATGCATGATGATGGAAATAGTTTTTCGATTAATCTaatagtacagtatagtatagtatagtatagtacaactaatcagttaattgttgcagctgtaaaCTGGATGGCTTAAAAGAGGATGGTGACTGGAAGTGTACACAGTTGTAGAGCTAAAACAAGTAGTtaataaatagaaaattcaTCTGTATCTGCATTTTcttagtgcacctttaaatttaaatgtataaagaagttttggggaagacatttttaacagaagagaaagatcttctttgactgattttttatgcctaaacaaactaaataagcaAACTATtctttccatgactgaataaactaaataaacaactgaccttaaaaggacaacacagtttcataccgttttactttgtttatatgtggcggaccctgccgcctttctagcttcaaacagtgttctgggaccttattctcctctgagaacagcttgtttattcagttatggaaaagataaatatctctgagttaatattattacctcattattattgtaaatatttaaattctagAGTTTGAtgttcttctccaaaactgcatagtgcccctttaattcaaaCTTAAAGCATtcttacaataataataatatgctTTATAGTGAAGACACAGGAAAATACTACTAGTAgtaataataaagataataatgataatcaagttaaaaaaaaaaaagaaattggaaAAACCTCAAATAAACTAGGCTAGTAACGTTATGGTGGtgcacatatacatacatatagaGTACCCATATGCCATCTGCACATAcctacacacaaatacaaaaaacatctgCAACTAGTTTGATAATTGGTTAATCTTTTAGGTCATTTTCAGGCAAAACATCACTTCCTCAgctggactgttggtcagacaaaacaagcgaCATAAACACGTCATTTTAGGCTCTGAGCAACTGTAAAAATCATGAGGTTTATTCAGATTTATCCTGAAATTTGACGATATACCTATACATGTATATAACAAACATAAGATCTATTaaagaagaagacattttggTCTTCAGGCAGGTTGAAGTGTTAGCTGGACGCTGATTCAATGAGCCATCGACCGTTAACTTTCTCTCTATCCTCAGCTAGAAGGTGGcgtaagctaacgttagcttaggaGAACGTTGCCAACAGCAACAACGGCTTAAAACATATATATTCATGAAAGCATTGATCACTGAATATTAAGATGTAGAGGTTTGAAAACTCACCACTGATGAAAACTACCTGCTAGCTTGCTATGCTTGTAGCAGCCCTGTGGAAAAGTTGCCGGAAATCGACCCCTTTTACGACAGTTCAAACCCGTTTGCGACATGACTTCCGGCTTTCAGGTAGACGCGGATGTAAACGGTAAACAAACTGTCTGATAAGCTAATAACGAGCCGAACTCTTTCCAAAATGTAGTTAAAGTTAAACTTATAGTGAATGTCATTTAGTATAATTGTATTGGGATATCGTACGAAGCGTTACTGAAGCAAAGCTGCTATCAAGAAGTGTATAAATGAGTTGTACCGGTCGCTGTTTTGCCACGTTGCTACACCTGATAACTTCAGTGTAACGTAACTTTTGGGTTTATCCATGGAGCAGAAGCTGGCAGAGTTCAGAGCCAGGCGACAGGCTGAAAATGCGGCTAAAAGGGATAAAAGTCCTAGTCCACAATGCAGAACAGAGACAGTAGAGGACACAGCTCCTCAGACTGATACAACAACAACGACACCTGACAGTCAACAGACACAtcaggagacagaaaacagcagagatTCACCTCAGAGCTCTCCAAGGACGGTGAGGCAGGATTCAGTTTATGAGCAGCTGCTGTGACAGGTTGACTAACTCTctaatgaaatgttttctaaGTTGTTGTATTAGTAAATAATAGTAATTCCAGGCAGCTTACCTTTAACAAGGAGAAACTATCAAACTACAGTATTTAAGCAGGTAACACATCCTctacatttaactgaaaacaccagATCACAGGGACATACTATCTGTAGGCTGTACACACGTGATGTTGAA
This window harbors:
- the grcc10 gene encoding protein C10, which encodes MASAPAQQPTLTVEQTRVVLSEVIQAFSVPENAARMEEARESACNDMGKMLQLVLPVATQIQQEVIKAYGFNNEGEGVLKFARLVKMYETQDPEIAAMSVKLKSLLLPPLSTPPIGGAIPAS